In a single window of the Candidatus Zixiibacteriota bacterium genome:
- a CDS encoding response regulator, whose translation MRRYQNSLTYRFELRTMQDSAAKSILVVDDEEIIREFLLEVLGEDYQVSTACDGDEAIEKIKSTKYDLIITDLKMPRVSGEEVVKFAREQDPNYQVVVISGYSTLFSVSDSAKGGACAFLSKPFSISDLMNTVAECIAQ comes from the coding sequence GTGAGACGGTACCAAAACAGTCTGACGTACAGGTTTGAACTTAGGACCATGCAGGATTCAGCCGCCAAATCCATTTTAGTTGTAGATGATGAGGAGATCATCCGAGAGTTTCTTCTTGAGGTTCTCGGCGAAGACTATCAGGTTTCAACGGCCTGTGACGGTGACGAAGCTATCGAAAAAATCAAGTCGACAAAATACGATCTGATTATCACCGACCTGAAAATGCCCCGAGTATCGGGTGAAGAAGTGGTGAAATTCGCTCGCGAACAGGACCCAAACTATCAGGTTGTGGTCATCAGCGGTTACTCTACTCTGTTCTCCGTCAGCGATTCGGCCAAGGGTGGCGCGTGTGCGTTTCTATCCAAGCCGTTCTCGATCTCGGACCTAATGAACACAGTGGCTGAATGTATCGCCCAGTGA
- a CDS encoding response regulator, protein MARILIVDDSEVIRELLTEYLSEQGHQVDSAVDGQYGIEQALDGDFDIILCDLHMPRKNGYQVFTEVTAARPSSRFIMTDSLPDELARLAQEAGAYGCLTKPFDLEEVTRTVEEVLSKALSL, encoded by the coding sequence ATGGCTCGGATTTTGATTGTGGACGATTCAGAGGTTATCAGAGAACTTTTGACCGAATACTTGAGTGAGCAAGGTCATCAGGTCGATTCAGCCGTCGACGGTCAGTATGGTATCGAGCAGGCGCTGGATGGCGACTTTGACATTATCCTGTGTGACTTACACATGCCTCGGAAAAATGGTTATCAGGTGTTTACCGAGGTGACGGCGGCCCGTCCATCCTCACGTTTCATAATGACCGACTCCCTGCCCGATGAACTGGCACGACTGGCTCAGGAGGCAGGCGCCTATGGTTGTCTGACCAAACCGTTCGATCTGGAAGAGGTCACTCGAACCGTTGAAGAGGTTCTCTCAAAAGCACTTTCGCTATGA
- a CDS encoding ABC transporter substrate-binding protein: protein MNEWSKRVLVCAVILYLLAGSAVAQAGEDIHIGIITRDSLKSTLRTLQGARKVIKRTHPGATFHEFQVGDNVAGNLTIIDSLDQVSPKVILTVGSSATEFAKTNIENVPTVFSAVKYPVLSGYVKSMAKPGGSITGASLNVPVDLQFKYFKKIIPGLKDVGVLYTDNTAALIAHARVVADNAGITLVPMLVNDFKELPKALDSLAKITDGIWSVADPNLFDPRSTRYILMNTLRKGVPFMGFSRHVVESGALFALDFDYKAIGQQAGEIVKRILAGRNPGQIPVTQADFVWFHYNEKTAGHVGITIPDDLVAVAKEVYR from the coding sequence ATGAACGAGTGGTCCAAGAGAGTGCTCGTATGCGCGGTGATTCTATATCTGCTGGCCGGCTCAGCTGTCGCGCAGGCCGGTGAGGATATTCATATAGGCATAATCACCCGGGATAGCTTGAAGTCCACCCTGCGCACTTTGCAGGGTGCGCGCAAAGTGATCAAGCGAACACACCCCGGTGCGACCTTTCATGAGTTTCAAGTCGGCGACAATGTTGCCGGCAACCTGACCATCATCGACTCGCTCGACCAAGTGTCCCCCAAAGTTATCCTGACCGTCGGCAGTTCGGCCACAGAGTTCGCCAAAACCAATATTGAAAATGTCCCCACGGTTTTCTCGGCGGTAAAGTACCCGGTTCTTTCGGGCTATGTCAAGTCGATGGCCAAGCCCGGAGGCAGTATTACCGGCGCCTCGCTCAACGTTCCGGTCGATCTCCAGTTTAAGTATTTCAAGAAGATAATTCCCGGACTGAAAGATGTCGGTGTATTGTACACGGACAATACAGCCGCACTGATCGCTCACGCCAGGGTGGTGGCAGACAACGCCGGTATCACTTTGGTGCCGATGCTTGTAAACGATTTCAAAGAGCTACCCAAAGCGCTCGACTCTCTGGCCAAGATCACCGACGGTATCTGGAGCGTTGCCGACCCAAATCTGTTTGACCCGCGATCCACCCGATACATCCTGATGAACACGCTCCGCAAGGGCGTCCCGTTCATGGGTTTTTCGCGGCACGTGGTAGAGTCGGGCGCGTTGTTCGCGCTGGATTTTGACTACAAGGCAATCGGTCAACAAGCCGGTGAGATTGTCAAGCGTATATTGGCCGGAAGAAACCCGGGCCAGATTCCTGTTACCCAGGCCGATTTCGTCTGGTTCCATTACAATGAAAAAACCGCCGGACACGTGGGTATTACAATCCCGGACGATCTGGTGGCAGTGGCCAAGGAGGTGTACCGATGA
- a CDS encoding response regulator: protein MTQTDEKPVHVVVADDEEIVLSLVRDMLEDEGHLVQVASNGPDALKLVEETPVDLIITDIRMPHMNGIELAAKAREVRPDVVVIFITGYADLNSAKDAIKQGAFEYILKPFELKEIRQAVDKAVLKIRQLAADKDGGVQLERLSDLSQMLYTAGDRKSLTTLSLKFAMVHCRSTHGVALYWDSLGADCRRVSIVDDQTEETTLADQPLTACLSAIDPELLEAPFYVNDIHQHPLYLACPDPSLVEYLFPPCLEPTHRVVTVPLSRAGSHYGLLMIGLNQESDTLKETDLTFLSITASQLALSLENITLLEEAKDAYARLKELQDETIQLEKMATRGEMSAEIGHELNNFLGVVTGNLSLLDFHLKKQNYDELPRYLHAILDNIDKIKTFTGNLMDLTPIASKKEAIRFDQLLMEVVDYLKPQKRFAGVSLNIAALKDPILFEADATHIQQLLYNLFNNAADATIECARREINVGITIDRAHGMFAMTISDSGAGMEPALLEKAFAEKFTTKKDGHGFGLLVCKRIIENHGGKLSIESALSQGTSITTTFPLADICVDTPVSA from the coding sequence ATGACCCAGACTGACGAAAAACCCGTCCATGTTGTCGTGGCTGATGACGAGGAAATCGTCCTCTCCCTGGTACGCGACATGCTGGAGGATGAAGGGCATCTGGTCCAGGTTGCGTCCAACGGTCCTGACGCCTTGAAACTGGTTGAAGAGACTCCGGTCGATCTGATTATAACCGATATTCGTATGCCGCACATGAATGGCATCGAGTTGGCCGCAAAAGCGCGTGAGGTTCGTCCCGACGTTGTGGTCATCTTCATCACCGGCTATGCCGACCTGAACTCTGCCAAGGATGCTATCAAGCAGGGTGCTTTTGAGTATATTCTAAAACCGTTCGAACTGAAGGAGATCAGACAGGCGGTCGACAAAGCAGTCCTGAAAATTCGTCAATTGGCGGCCGACAAAGACGGCGGCGTCCAGCTTGAACGTCTCTCGGACCTGAGTCAGATGCTTTATACGGCCGGAGATCGAAAGTCGCTTACCACTCTTTCTTTGAAATTCGCCATGGTCCACTGCCGTTCGACGCACGGCGTCGCCCTCTACTGGGACAGCCTCGGGGCAGACTGCAGAAGGGTCTCCATCGTCGATGACCAGACCGAAGAAACCACGCTGGCCGATCAGCCCCTGACGGCCTGCCTGAGCGCCATCGATCCGGAACTGTTGGAAGCTCCGTTTTATGTCAACGACATTCATCAACATCCCTTGTACCTGGCCTGTCCCGACCCCTCCCTGGTTGAATACTTGTTTCCGCCCTGTCTGGAACCGACCCATCGTGTGGTGACGGTGCCGCTGAGTCGCGCCGGGTCTCACTATGGGCTGCTTATGATAGGTCTAAATCAGGAATCGGATACATTGAAAGAGACCGATTTGACCTTTCTCTCCATCACCGCCAGCCAGTTGGCCTTATCGCTTGAGAATATTACTCTATTGGAAGAAGCCAAGGATGCCTACGCACGTCTCAAAGAGCTACAGGATGAGACCATTCAGCTTGAGAAAATGGCCACGCGTGGTGAGATGTCGGCCGAGATCGGCCACGAGCTGAACAATTTCCTGGGTGTCGTCACCGGCAACCTGTCGCTCCTGGATTTCCATCTCAAAAAGCAGAACTACGACGAACTCCCCAGGTATCTCCATGCGATTCTCGATAACATCGATAAGATCAAGACCTTCACCGGGAACTTGATGGACCTGACGCCGATCGCTTCGAAGAAGGAAGCCATTCGGTTCGATCAGCTTCTGATGGAGGTGGTCGACTATCTCAAACCACAAAAGCGGTTTGCCGGCGTGTCTCTCAACATTGCAGCTCTGAAAGATCCGATTCTGTTTGAAGCCGATGCCACCCATATCCAGCAGTTGCTGTACAACCTGTTCAACAACGCCGCCGATGCAACTATCGAATGCGCCCGACGCGAGATTAACGTGGGTATCACCATCGACCGCGCCCATGGAATGTTTGCCATGACCATCAGTGACTCAGGGGCCGGTATGGAGCCGGCCCTGTTGGAGAAGGCTTTTGCTGAAAAGTTCACTACCAAAAAGGACGGCCACGGCTTTGGTCTGCTTGTTTGCAAGCGAATCATAGAGAATCACGGCGGCAAGTTGTCTATAGAGTCAGCCCTGTCTCAGGGCACATCAATCACCACTACCTTCCCTTTGGCCGATATCTGCGTCGATACGCCTGTCTCGGCCTGA
- a CDS encoding TonB-dependent receptor, translating into MFKITRAGGVALYKQLLSLFLLPLAVLLLFGATSLHASVSGKISGEVLDSQTGEPIVGATVRISGTSLVTRTDDDGEYFMINIPVGKCDLFVTSVGHETMTKKGVRVLVDLTTPVDFELAQQVIEIGGAVVVVASNPIIQLDQTESRITFTADRLKELPNIVTVQSVLTNYPGVVIGRDQNLHVRGGRDGQVSYYYDGFSIQDPFYSTSGIRIMPTALEELSLTSGGYTAEYGEALSGVVRAVTREGGPEFHGGIKLYEGATHPYDVTTGDWGDLTRTGNRSVAFNLSGPLMGFDPKRFNFFTAGEYLTDETSLPANGMDAYTWTAKISAQPTPHLRVKSNFTYHDQSGRLYNHRDVNGISYDFNLDGLPSMERNSYLLGLTSNYNFSESVIWSSTFNVFSTRTWRGPKDLIHTYWNEWPGYSEDAEGVYNGTIDDDNYLGLGYRDFNDPYHATGFTTGNDFEPTFRRREAHYTSFKTSLLTQLNKTNQIKGGLEVRRYKVDWDLKQFYNEFPYGEKYSSRPLLASAFLQDKLEYKDFVINVGLRFDYRDADIEYNLAARGTTAEEEAHYVKSESESRLSPRLGVSFPISEKSVMHFNYGIYFQEPRYVFMYTNLQGDVTSGLPLLGNPDLEPEQTISYELGLDHLIGDDLKFDVTAYYKDIKDLVTTRASVRDAANIITYFDNGDYGSVTGFDVEVEKLPLGGYFGGSISYGYMLATGNSSFATEPYYTFITSNADSLAPVGEYPLDFDQRHTVTAVLSYRVPAEWDGHFFGMPLPGAWGITTVGHYGSGLPYTPTDPFGNRFGERNEGRLPANYTVDMRFSKDFNIGGASQVLSLFTEVDNLFDRRNVINVYTRTGQPDNDGQLAQISLGTAEVQSSLSRLDRLYDHDPQNYSPPRTIRFGLEYNF; encoded by the coding sequence ATGTTCAAAATAACTCGTGCAGGAGGAGTTGCCTTGTACAAACAACTTCTATCGTTGTTCTTGCTCCCACTTGCAGTCCTGTTGCTCTTCGGAGCGACGTCACTTCACGCAAGTGTGAGCGGCAAGATATCGGGAGAGGTTTTAGACTCCCAAACCGGCGAACCGATCGTGGGGGCGACGGTTCGTATCTCAGGGACTAGTCTGGTAACACGAACGGATGATGACGGTGAGTATTTCATGATCAACATACCAGTTGGTAAATGCGATCTTTTCGTCACCTCCGTCGGTCATGAGACAATGACCAAGAAGGGAGTGCGTGTTCTGGTTGATCTGACTACACCCGTTGATTTCGAACTGGCTCAACAAGTCATCGAAATCGGTGGGGCGGTTGTCGTAGTGGCATCCAATCCGATCATCCAACTAGACCAGACGGAGTCGCGGATCACCTTCACCGCCGATCGACTGAAAGAACTACCCAACATAGTAACAGTTCAGTCGGTACTTACCAATTATCCCGGCGTAGTGATCGGTCGTGATCAGAATCTTCACGTCCGCGGCGGCCGGGACGGCCAGGTATCCTACTACTACGACGGATTCTCGATTCAGGATCCGTTCTACTCGACCTCCGGCATTCGGATAATGCCCACCGCCCTTGAAGAACTCTCACTGACGTCCGGCGGCTACACCGCCGAGTATGGTGAGGCGCTCTCAGGTGTGGTCAGGGCGGTGACTCGTGAGGGCGGACCGGAGTTCCACGGCGGGATAAAGCTCTACGAAGGGGCTACGCATCCGTATGACGTCACCACCGGCGACTGGGGTGATCTCACCCGGACCGGAAATCGGTCCGTTGCTTTCAACCTGTCCGGACCGCTGATGGGTTTTGATCCCAAACGTTTCAATTTCTTCACAGCCGGTGAGTATCTCACCGACGAAACATCCCTGCCGGCCAACGGGATGGACGCCTACACCTGGACAGCCAAAATCTCGGCACAGCCGACTCCACACTTGCGAGTAAAAAGTAATTTTACTTATCATGATCAGAGCGGCAGGCTGTACAACCATCGGGATGTGAACGGCATCTCCTATGATTTCAATCTTGATGGGTTACCATCGATGGAGCGGAATTCATATCTCTTGGGTCTGACCAGCAATTACAACTTCAGCGAAAGCGTAATCTGGTCGTCCACATTCAACGTCTTCAGCACCCGTACCTGGCGTGGCCCCAAGGACCTCATCCACACTTACTGGAATGAATGGCCCGGGTATTCCGAGGACGCAGAAGGCGTCTACAACGGTACGATTGACGACGACAACTACCTGGGTCTCGGTTATCGCGACTTCAACGATCCCTATCATGCGACCGGTTTCACCACCGGAAATGACTTTGAACCCACGTTTCGTCGGCGAGAAGCTCATTACACTTCATTTAAGACCAGCCTGCTGACCCAGTTGAATAAGACCAATCAGATCAAGGGCGGTCTTGAAGTGCGTCGTTACAAGGTCGATTGGGACCTCAAACAGTTCTACAACGAGTTCCCTTATGGTGAAAAGTATTCCAGCCGTCCGCTCTTGGCCTCGGCCTTCCTTCAGGATAAATTGGAGTACAAAGACTTTGTTATTAATGTAGGATTGCGTTTCGATTATCGTGACGCTGATATCGAGTACAATCTGGCTGCTCGCGGCACGACCGCCGAAGAGGAGGCTCACTATGTGAAGTCCGAGTCTGAGTCGCGCCTATCGCCGCGGCTGGGCGTCTCCTTCCCGATATCCGAAAAATCCGTGATGCACTTCAACTACGGCATCTACTTTCAGGAGCCACGCTACGTCTTTATGTATACCAATCTGCAGGGCGATGTCACCTCCGGACTGCCGTTGTTGGGTAATCCCGACCTGGAACCGGAGCAGACGATTTCCTACGAATTGGGCCTGGATCACCTGATCGGCGATGACTTGAAATTCGATGTGACCGCCTATTATAAGGACATCAAGGATCTCGTCACCACCCGCGCTTCGGTGCGCGATGCCGCCAACATTATAACATACTTCGACAATGGCGACTATGGTTCGGTCACCGGCTTTGATGTTGAAGTGGAGAAACTGCCTCTGGGTGGGTACTTCGGCGGATCGATATCCTATGGTTACATGCTGGCCACCGGCAACAGTTCTTTCGCCACCGAACCTTACTATACGTTTATAACCTCAAATGCTGATTCTCTGGCACCGGTGGGCGAGTACCCGCTCGACTTTGACCAGCGCCACACGGTCACAGCGGTTCTCAGTTATCGGGTACCGGCGGAGTGGGACGGCCATTTCTTCGGTATGCCCCTCCCGGGCGCATGGGGCATTACAACCGTTGGTCACTATGGCTCGGGACTGCCTTACACACCAACCGATCCGTTCGGCAATCGGTTCGGCGAGCGCAACGAAGGTCGTCTACCGGCCAACTACACAGTGGATATGCGCTTCAGCAAGGACTTCAATATCGGCGGCGCCAGCCAGGTTTTGAGCCTGTTTACAGAGGTCGACAATCTGTTTGACCGACGAAACGTGATAAACGTTTACACCCGTACCGGCCAGCCGGACAACGACGGACAGCTAGCCCAGATCAGTCTGGGCACGGCTGAAGTTCAGTCGTCGCTGTCACGGCTTGATCGGCTTTACGATCACGATCCCCAGAATTATTCCCCACCCCGCACTATTCGGTTCGGGCTGGAGTACAACTTTTAG
- a CDS encoding ATP-binding protein translates to MNLPSMISRCKLRTKFVAPISVILVCSIFVMSAYLIQRQEDGFRLGLEKNGETMVRILALQAESGVLFEDTQELDELLDKFSVFEDIRCATIYNLEGEILSQLGQWDVDSAIRLREISHPNDPDAAYCHDYYVEDATGKVYIEMNYPVMSRVEKLDRENLGITGGIDRSLTKTFVREHLGDIKLVLSLEAVNEAIAEARVAAIILTLLVVAITILFITFIVRFVTKPVQMLVDVTDQVARGDLSQRVSVNQSDELGQLANTFNKMIESLQQTRNEIEEYNRTLEEKIIQRTLELEDAQAQLIQSEKMSAIGQLAAGVAHELNNPLGGILGYAQFALEKMKKKKTADPDNKEMMSFIRYLTDIETQARRCKAIVQNLLRFSRSRRATEFEDVDINATIEDTVTFVEHQLHMNQIELSLELDSNLPIIQGSGGQLQQVFTNLIINAMHASKPQGVISIKSRFSPALGEFGGAVEVQIADQGSGIEPETIKKIFEPFFTTKEVGKGTGLGLSVSYGIIKDHGGEIKVDSVVSRGTKFTLILPVQKPASASDNSSETVPKQSDVQV, encoded by the coding sequence ATGAACCTCCCGAGCATGATTAGCCGCTGCAAGCTTCGCACCAAATTCGTGGCGCCGATATCGGTTATCCTGGTTTGCTCCATTTTTGTGATGAGCGCCTATCTGATCCAGAGACAGGAAGACGGTTTCCGCTTGGGGCTCGAAAAGAACGGCGAGACAATGGTTCGCATACTCGCCCTGCAAGCCGAAAGCGGCGTGTTGTTTGAGGACACGCAGGAACTGGATGAATTGCTGGACAAGTTCTCGGTTTTCGAGGATATTCGGTGTGCGACAATCTACAACCTTGAGGGTGAGATACTCTCGCAACTCGGACAGTGGGATGTAGATTCGGCAATTCGGCTCAGAGAAATCAGCCACCCCAACGATCCCGATGCCGCCTACTGCCATGACTACTACGTTGAAGACGCCACAGGCAAGGTCTACATCGAAATGAACTACCCGGTGATGTCACGGGTGGAAAAACTGGATCGCGAAAATCTCGGCATCACAGGTGGTATTGATCGTTCCTTGACCAAGACCTTTGTTCGCGAACACCTCGGGGACATCAAACTGGTTTTGAGCCTCGAAGCGGTCAATGAGGCTATTGCTGAAGCGAGAGTGGCCGCTATAATCCTTACCCTGCTGGTCGTGGCTATCACTATTCTCTTTATCACCTTCATTGTTCGGTTTGTGACCAAACCGGTACAGATGCTGGTCGATGTAACAGACCAGGTAGCACGAGGGGATCTGAGTCAGCGTGTAAGTGTAAATCAAAGTGACGAGCTCGGTCAACTGGCCAATACATTTAACAAGATGATTGAGTCGTTGCAGCAAACACGAAACGAAATTGAGGAATACAACCGTACTCTCGAAGAGAAAATCATCCAGCGCACCCTGGAACTTGAAGATGCCCAGGCTCAGTTGATCCAGTCAGAGAAGATGAGTGCTATCGGTCAACTTGCAGCCGGAGTCGCCCATGAACTGAACAACCCACTTGGCGGGATTCTGGGTTATGCTCAATTCGCTCTGGAGAAGATGAAGAAGAAGAAAACCGCCGATCCCGACAACAAGGAGATGATGAGCTTCATTCGCTACCTTACCGATATCGAGACCCAGGCGCGGCGTTGTAAGGCTATTGTCCAAAACCTTCTCAGGTTCTCGCGTTCACGGCGGGCCACCGAGTTTGAAGATGTCGATATCAACGCGACCATAGAGGATACTGTCACCTTTGTGGAGCATCAGCTACACATGAACCAGATCGAGTTGAGTCTTGAACTCGATAGTAATCTGCCGATCATCCAGGGAAGTGGCGGACAGTTGCAGCAAGTATTCACCAATTTGATTATCAATGCCATGCATGCTTCCAAGCCTCAGGGTGTGATTAGCATCAAGTCGCGATTCAGTCCGGCCCTGGGAGAGTTCGGCGGAGCGGTCGAAGTGCAAATCGCCGACCAGGGCAGTGGCATTGAACCGGAGACGATCAAGAAGATATTCGAGCCGTTCTTCACCACCAAAGAAGTCGGCAAGGGAACAGGACTGGGGCTCTCGGTCAGCTACGGTATTATCAAGGATCACGGCGGCGAGATTAAAGTCGACTCGGTCGTTAGTCGGGGAACCAAGTTTACTCTTATTCTGCCTGTTCAGAAACCGGCCTCAGCTTCCGATAATTCAAGTGAGACGGTACCAAAACAGTCTGACGTACAGGTTTGA